The Terriglobia bacterium genome has a segment encoding these proteins:
- a CDS encoding cobyrinate a,c-diamide synthase translates to MKGFVISAPSSGSGKTTVTLGLLAALRKLGIPVQPFKVGPDFIDTGLHEIAAGVPSHNLDGWMLKRKTNEWLFERAAAGKEVAIIEGVMGLYDGSDGGSEQGSTAEMAKWLGLPVVLVVDAHAMARSAAALVRGFRQFDPEVQIAGVIFNRLAGERHYRMLKDAVRDAPILGWLPVNPSIEIPERHLGLLTAPEVTAAKIREIGKFVAAHVDVRALFDHGLEQKSLAADPLPTASRPSVPLYQGDNGFTVPLIQGDRRAEGTAGGRSHAMLKCRVAIAQDKAFSFYYHANRMALEEAGAKIIEFSPLADKEVPDADFLYIGGGYPELYRQELEANISMRTSIRKFIESGKRFYAECGGLMYLSRSIGGSEMVGIVPAEIEMTERLVDFGYCEVTTSRASIVGPAGTNARGHQFHYSRCVSGSGEAYQVRQGQRNYAEGFAFPNGLASYIHLHFLSNPALARNMLNS, encoded by the coding sequence GGCCTTCTGGCCGCGCTGCGGAAGCTGGGCATTCCTGTGCAGCCGTTCAAAGTGGGCCCGGACTTCATCGATACGGGCTTGCATGAGATCGCGGCGGGCGTTCCTTCGCACAATCTCGACGGCTGGATGCTGAAGCGGAAAACGAATGAATGGCTGTTTGAGCGGGCGGCTGCGGGCAAGGAAGTCGCGATCATCGAAGGTGTGATGGGACTGTATGACGGTTCCGACGGAGGGTCCGAGCAGGGCAGTACCGCAGAGATGGCGAAATGGCTGGGCCTGCCTGTCGTCCTGGTAGTTGATGCTCACGCGATGGCGAGGAGTGCGGCGGCTTTAGTCCGGGGCTTCCGGCAGTTTGATCCCGAGGTGCAGATTGCAGGAGTGATCTTCAATCGGCTTGCGGGCGAGCGGCATTACCGGATGCTGAAGGATGCCGTTCGGGATGCGCCGATCCTGGGATGGCTGCCGGTTAATCCTTCGATCGAAATCCCGGAGAGGCATCTGGGGTTGTTGACGGCGCCGGAGGTGACGGCAGCAAAGATTCGGGAGATTGGGAAATTTGTAGCCGCGCATGTCGACGTCCGGGCACTCTTCGATCATGGCCTTGAACAAAAATCCCTCGCGGCTGACCCCCTGCCGACCGCTTCGCGGCCGTCTGTCCCCTTGTATCAAGGGGACAATGGCTTTACTGTCCCCCTGATACAGGGGGACAGACGTGCCGAAGGCACGGCAGGGGGTCGCTCACACGCCATGTTGAAGTGCAGGGTGGCGATTGCGCAGGACAAGGCTTTCTCGTTCTACTACCATGCCAATCGAATGGCGCTGGAAGAAGCAGGTGCGAAGATCATCGAATTCTCTCCGCTTGCAGATAAGGAAGTTCCCGACGCGGATTTCCTCTACATTGGGGGCGGATATCCGGAGCTCTATCGCCAGGAACTCGAGGCGAACATTTCGATGCGAACATCGATCAGGAAGTTCATCGAATCCGGAAAGAGGTTCTATGCGGAATGCGGCGGTCTGATGTATCTCTCTCGCTCCATCGGCGGCTCCGAAATGGTGGGTATTGTTCCTGCGGAGATCGAAATGACGGAGCGCCTTGTGGACTTCGGTTATTGCGAGGTGACTACATCGCGGGCGTCCATCGTTGGACCCGCAGGCACCAACGCCCGCGGACACCAGTTCCATTACTCGCGCTGTGTTTCAGGATCGGGCGAAGCCTACCAGGTACGCCAGGGCCAGCGGAACTATGCCGAAGGCTTCGCTTTCCCGAACGGTTTGGCCTCATACATTCATTTACATTTCCTCTCCAACCCTGCCCTCGCGCGAAATATGTTAAATTCGTAA